One Mesorhizobium sp. J428 DNA segment encodes these proteins:
- a CDS encoding glycosyltransferase produces the protein MALTRIVTQASTFNTEFYRQAAGLGASMNPLSHYATSGAELELPASPEAALRTKREDLTRAFDGVAPTSDRLVPVYLPGGLKRVGQCKSVLVVGHTAGKHFSGSERSFLDMLDGLAAIGLNAVAALPQDVPAYTAEVAKRACQVVIAKYGWWRDNPVSAETLRRFEDIIFRTGVDAVHVNTIMLREPLIAAANCGVPSIAHIRELITHDEALAQVIGETPERIVEMTLERADWIIANSRATAECFHKEGFTHVVPNTTDFEALDIPNIVDPSAVRFGIISSNLPKKGIDDVIELARACEDAVPNSRFVIIGPENTFIDGLKSKQVRGELPSNLTFAGYADTPLEAIRMTNVVLSFSHFAESFGRTALEGMAACRPVIAYEWGALPELVEHGSTGFLIPYRQPLAALDHVRELCQSPKLIAELGRRGREAALEKFSRTRYAERLASAYSTIFEGDWPADPDVGDPTGGNTSLSDDIARSASSVSALTQIEAETSGMLVDAGSAAGLLVKKARALADRRPAPETLKVAYFCWHFPVPSETFVLNELRTLVEWGYDVRVFCKEIPYKDFRPDFAIEWERVSSPEQFAERLRETGRTVVHAHFTYPTVTNMVLPACELAHVPFTFIAHAQDIFRYKNDELNRIGEIGRSQWCRRVLVPSKFHRRYIAERGVPESKIVINPNGIDAKLYSDGKTEGRETRPFRRVVGVHRFVEKKGLIHLVRAAKNLENEGIAVDIYGYGDLEDE, from the coding sequence ATGGCGCTGACGAGAATCGTAACCCAAGCGAGTACCTTCAATACCGAATTCTATCGTCAGGCGGCGGGCCTTGGCGCCTCAATGAATCCCCTGTCGCACTACGCGACGAGCGGTGCCGAACTTGAATTGCCCGCATCACCCGAAGCGGCTTTGCGCACTAAGCGCGAGGACCTAACTCGCGCCTTCGATGGCGTCGCGCCTACAAGCGATCGGCTTGTGCCCGTTTATCTTCCCGGGGGCCTCAAGCGCGTCGGGCAATGCAAATCGGTGCTCGTCGTCGGCCATACCGCCGGCAAACATTTTAGCGGAAGCGAACGCAGCTTCCTTGATATGCTGGACGGGCTCGCCGCGATCGGGTTGAACGCAGTAGCGGCATTGCCGCAGGACGTCCCGGCATATACCGCGGAGGTTGCGAAGCGAGCCTGCCAGGTCGTGATTGCCAAGTATGGATGGTGGCGAGACAATCCGGTGTCCGCGGAGACTCTCCGGAGATTTGAAGACATTATTTTCAGAACCGGCGTCGATGCGGTTCATGTCAACACGATCATGCTACGCGAGCCGTTGATCGCGGCGGCCAACTGTGGCGTGCCGTCGATCGCCCACATCCGAGAACTCATCACACATGACGAGGCATTGGCTCAGGTCATCGGGGAGACCCCGGAGCGGATCGTCGAAATGACCCTTGAACGGGCCGACTGGATCATTGCCAATTCCCGTGCGACAGCGGAATGCTTCCATAAGGAGGGGTTCACCCATGTCGTTCCGAATACGACTGACTTTGAAGCACTGGACATTCCGAACATCGTCGATCCGTCGGCGGTGCGCTTTGGAATCATATCGAGCAATCTCCCGAAAAAGGGGATCGATGACGTCATCGAACTCGCCCGCGCATGCGAAGACGCGGTGCCCAATTCACGTTTCGTTATCATAGGTCCCGAGAATACATTCATTGATGGCCTCAAATCCAAGCAGGTGCGAGGCGAGCTCCCGTCCAACTTGACCTTTGCTGGCTATGCCGACACGCCATTAGAGGCGATCAGGATGACCAACGTCGTCCTTAGCTTCTCGCATTTTGCCGAATCCTTTGGACGTACGGCACTTGAGGGCATGGCGGCCTGCCGGCCGGTGATAGCCTATGAATGGGGCGCATTGCCCGAACTGGTGGAACACGGGTCGACCGGATTCCTGATCCCCTATCGCCAACCTCTGGCCGCGCTCGATCACGTCCGCGAACTGTGCCAAAGTCCCAAATTGATTGCTGAACTCGGAAGAAGGGGCCGTGAAGCCGCCTTAGAGAAATTCTCCAGGACGCGGTATGCGGAGAGACTCGCGTCAGCTTATTCCACAATATTTGAAGGGGATTGGCCCGCGGATCCAGATGTTGGCGACCCGACTGGCGGTAACACCTCCTTGTCGGACGACATAGCGCGGTCGGCCTCGTCCGTCTCGGCTCTGACGCAGATTGAAGCGGAAACGAGCGGTATGCTCGTGGACGCCGGCAGTGCCGCCGGTCTGTTGGTGAAGAAAGCCAGGGCACTTGCGGACCGACGACCAGCGCCTGAAACACTGAAGGTCGCCTATTTCTGCTGGCATTTCCCTGTGCCGTCGGAAACTTTCGTTCTGAACGAACTGCGGACACTTGTCGAATGGGGCTATGATGTCCGCGTCTTCTGCAAAGAGATCCCCTATAAGGATTTCCGGCCCGATTTCGCCATCGAGTGGGAGCGGGTCTCGTCCCCGGAGCAATTTGCGGAACGCTTGCGGGAGACGGGCAGAACCGTCGTTCATGCGCACTTCACCTATCCCACCGTGACGAACATGGTCCTGCCGGCCTGCGAACTTGCCCATGTGCCGTTCACGTTTATCGCACATGCGCAAGATATCTTTCGCTACAAGAATGACGAACTCAACAGAATCGGTGAAATCGGCCGATCGCAGTGGTGCAGGCGTGTGCTTGTGCCCTCGAAGTTTCATCGGAGGTATATTGCGGAGCGCGGCGTTCCCGAAAGCAAGATCGTCATCAATCCGAACGGCATCGACGCAAAGCTCTATAGTGACGGAAAAACAGAAGGGAGGGAGACGCGACCTTTCCGCCGCGTCGTCGGGGTTCACCGCTTTGTGGAGAAGAAGGGTCTCATTCATCTTGTGCGGGCCGCAAAAAACCTTGAAAACGAAGGTATTGCGGTCGACATCTACGGCTATGGGGATCTCGAAGACGAGTAG
- a CDS encoding glycosyltransferase — MGISKTSSRAAIAELGCSNVTIHGPVRDREHMLSVFRQADLFACISVRAADGDMDGIPTVLMEAMASGLPVITTNAAGIPDLVVPDLTGIVTEPNPEAVETAIRRYFQMPDGKVAAIIRAAQERVEKHYDIKRLTRTLLAIWEGRVLDLVIVSWNNLSELKEVIARLLRNTSMPYHLTICDNQSQPDVRAYLSQLSEEQEAVSVIFNDRNAMVGPGTNIAAQNGFGEYILYVCGKEGMTFQPGWEIPFMRTMDENPKYGLAGTLAHSPTYLYGRQYPGGVAEFGKFRNPEFASENPDRPFSHVQGGLFAIRRKMFEEIGGFSEAVPHNYTDVEYSFYVESRGWELGQVDEMISLYNKSRPALLARFEETMMSAHPPQLQELEVLDAISSGGRHICNICGWNGPSFREGEHDLRCPSCSSSMADRSLFRWLAPSPYLYRRLPALSVGLTGEIARYWQQQFQGPALTWREFEEIRTDGLPNKSSSLEIGVIRGFPLRDSGSNSMLREFSRVLKPGAPLLIQSDPNTPFHRDYKMDSAMSELFSSSGFDVAGLKVYTSKANEFDWAPIFILTAC, encoded by the coding sequence ATGGGGATCTCGAAGACGAGTAGCAGAGCAGCAATAGCGGAACTCGGATGTTCCAACGTCACGATACACGGTCCGGTCCGGGATCGCGAACATATGCTGTCTGTGTTCCGTCAGGCGGATCTTTTCGCATGCATATCTGTCCGGGCGGCGGACGGAGATATGGACGGCATCCCCACAGTGCTCATGGAAGCGATGGCCAGCGGATTGCCGGTGATCACAACGAACGCCGCCGGCATACCAGACCTCGTCGTACCCGACCTGACCGGAATCGTTACCGAGCCCAACCCCGAGGCGGTAGAGACGGCGATCAGGCGCTATTTCCAGATGCCGGACGGCAAGGTGGCTGCCATCATACGCGCTGCCCAGGAGAGAGTTGAGAAACACTACGACATCAAGCGCCTGACCCGCACCTTGCTAGCAATATGGGAAGGCCGCGTTTTGGACCTTGTCATAGTGAGCTGGAATAATCTCTCCGAACTCAAGGAAGTCATCGCCAGGCTGCTGCGCAACACGTCCATGCCTTACCATCTGACAATCTGCGATAACCAGAGCCAGCCGGACGTTCGCGCTTACCTCAGCCAGCTTTCGGAAGAACAGGAAGCCGTCTCGGTCATTTTCAACGATCGGAACGCGATGGTGGGGCCGGGCACGAATATAGCCGCCCAGAACGGCTTTGGGGAATACATTCTCTATGTCTGCGGTAAGGAGGGCATGACTTTCCAGCCTGGATGGGAGATTCCGTTTATGCGGACGATGGACGAGAACCCAAAATATGGACTGGCTGGCACCCTGGCTCACTCGCCCACCTATCTCTATGGCAGGCAGTATCCCGGCGGGGTCGCGGAGTTCGGCAAGTTCCGCAACCCGGAATTTGCCAGTGAGAATCCGGATCGCCCGTTTAGCCACGTCCAAGGCGGACTGTTTGCAATCAGGCGGAAAATGTTCGAGGAAATCGGGGGGTTCAGCGAAGCTGTGCCGCACAATTATACGGATGTCGAATACAGCTTCTATGTCGAGAGCAGAGGCTGGGAACTCGGACAGGTGGACGAGATGATATCCCTTTACAACAAGAGCAGGCCGGCCTTGCTCGCACGTTTCGAAGAGACGATGATGTCGGCGCATCCCCCGCAGCTTCAAGAGTTGGAAGTGCTTGATGCGATTTCATCGGGGGGACGCCATATCTGCAACATATGCGGCTGGAATGGTCCGTCCTTTCGAGAGGGCGAGCATGACTTGCGGTGCCCGTCCTGTTCATCCAGTATGGCGGATCGCAGCCTCTTCCGTTGGCTCGCCCCCTCGCCTTACCTTTATCGTCGCCTGCCAGCGCTTTCCGTGGGGCTCACGGGCGAGATTGCCCGCTACTGGCAGCAACAGTTTCAGGGACCTGCTCTAACCTGGCGAGAGTTCGAGGAAATTCGAACAGATGGGCTTCCCAACAAGAGCAGTTCGCTGGAAATCGGGGTGATACGCGGCTTTCCCCTGCGCGACAGCGGATCGAATTCAATGCTTCGCGAGTTCTCGCGAGTGCTGAAGCCCGGCGCACCACTGCTGATCCAATCCGACCCCAATACGCCATTTCACCGCGACTACAAGATGGACAGTGCTATGTCCGAATTATTCAGTTCATCTGGCTTCGACGTCGCCGGGTTGAAAGTATACACCAGCAAGGCAAACGAATTTGATTGGGCGCCGATTTTCATCCTTACCGCATGTTGA
- a CDS encoding bifunctional 2-polyprenyl-6-hydroxyphenol methylase/3-demethylubiquinol 3-O-methyltransferase UbiG → MNIYGRDKAFAQLNKTIAPGDGMFREESVYFSVGASAMDCIMLSLTAARKRPDSVHRILDYACGYGRVLRWLKAEFPSAYLLGVDADPKAASAAGSVLNVETHPLDVSLANPLGESFDLIWVGSLFTHLPEAESARVLAFLRDHLNPGGVLVFTTHGALVESRIRSGERNYGLSIEGVESLLRLYDASGYGFASYPKQSGYGISIMRTSHIAQMCETAKLTPVCFRSQGWAGHQDMHASQR, encoded by the coding sequence ATGAATATCTATGGTCGAGACAAAGCGTTTGCTCAACTAAATAAGACGATCGCTCCGGGCGACGGGATGTTCCGGGAGGAAAGTGTCTATTTTTCGGTAGGGGCGAGCGCTATGGATTGCATTATGCTGTCACTCACGGCCGCGCGAAAGCGACCCGACTCTGTCCACCGAATTCTCGATTATGCCTGCGGCTATGGTCGCGTTCTACGGTGGCTGAAGGCGGAATTTCCATCCGCCTATTTACTCGGCGTGGACGCTGATCCAAAGGCGGCTTCTGCGGCCGGTTCTGTGCTGAACGTGGAGACGCACCCGCTCGATGTATCTCTTGCGAATCCGCTTGGCGAATCATTCGACCTGATCTGGGTGGGCTCCCTGTTCACGCACCTTCCCGAAGCAGAATCTGCGCGAGTTCTCGCCTTCTTGCGGGACCATTTGAATCCCGGTGGTGTGCTGGTTTTCACAACGCATGGCGCCCTGGTCGAGTCACGCATTCGATCGGGCGAGCGCAATTATGGCCTGTCGATTGAAGGCGTCGAATCGTTGCTTCGACTTTACGATGCCTCGGGCTACGGCTTTGCATCGTATCCGAAGCAATCCGGCTACGGGATTTCCATTATGCGAACGTCCCATATTGCGCAGATGTGTGAAACCGCCAAGCTTACGCCTGTATGTTTTCGCAGCCAAGGCTGGGCCGGTCACCAGGACATGCACGCTTCACAACGCTAG
- a CDS encoding trans-aconitate 2-methyltransferase — protein MKEVADAGFRARVTHEYGTVRHFVGDRVNFNKQARILDFGCGQGIAISSFALRHPTSLFFGCDIIPAQLEHLREALRTFLQTDIPSNLEISQAPPGTLPPSYADLDLIFAWSVFEHVPFDQLETTMRMLRGRLRPDGLLFIQIDPLYYSPKGSHLYRYDQRPWAHLLDQIDVIHDKVMNSDNPQSRKDREWDQFLTLNRATADDIAEATIGAGFEILAQERMETKLPIPDRLRRIYNEDILRTNEIRLLVAPLPRADAAYG, from the coding sequence ATGAAAGAAGTTGCCGACGCCGGCTTCAGGGCGCGTGTGACGCATGAATACGGGACGGTACGGCACTTCGTCGGGGACAGGGTCAACTTCAATAAGCAGGCACGAATTCTGGACTTCGGTTGCGGACAGGGTATTGCCATTTCCTCCTTTGCGTTACGGCATCCGACCTCTCTTTTCTTCGGATGCGATATAATTCCGGCCCAGCTTGAGCATCTCCGGGAGGCCCTACGCACATTTCTTCAAACAGACATCCCCAGCAACCTCGAGATCAGTCAGGCTCCGCCCGGCACCCTTCCCCCTTCTTACGCTGACCTAGACCTAATCTTCGCATGGTCGGTATTTGAGCATGTTCCTTTCGACCAACTCGAAACGACGATGCGAATGTTGAGGGGCAGACTTCGTCCGGATGGGCTCCTGTTCATTCAAATCGATCCCCTCTATTACTCTCCAAAGGGGTCTCATCTCTATCGCTACGACCAGCGGCCATGGGCGCACCTGCTGGACCAGATAGACGTGATCCACGACAAGGTAATGAACTCCGACAATCCCCAATCGCGTAAAGACCGGGAGTGGGATCAGTTTCTCACCTTGAATCGCGCGACCGCCGACGATATTGCAGAAGCAACAATAGGCGCCGGATTCGAAATACTTGCGCAGGAACGCATGGAAACAAAACTTCCAATCCCAGATCGGCTCCGGAGGATATACAATGAAGATATCCTGCGCACGAACGAGATCCGTCTTCTGGTCGCTCCTCTACCGCGTGCGGACGCCGCTTACGGTTGA
- a CDS encoding sulfotransferase yields MIAGEQKAGTTYLQANLARHPDIFMTKLKEPLFFSKKDYVPENVSHYLTEQFSDAGNERWVGEASALYFHHPQAMHRIKDAFGTNLRFIICLRHPTEKYISLYLHNYRRGRLLGSEPILETTPQQGMDLANAQHANAMARVISLFGRENVCFLHFETLRNNPHRFVTDAFSFLEVEDGPAALNRALNVGNELVVAGDHLTIAEAPKEGQVRPRFSRDELLDVHSRLQSDINLAEKISGLDLSEWRLFPFKFDEASRVDA; encoded by the coding sequence ATGATCGCCGGAGAGCAAAAAGCCGGCACCACCTACCTTCAGGCCAATCTCGCCCGTCACCCAGATATCTTTATGACGAAACTGAAGGAGCCGCTCTTTTTCTCTAAGAAGGACTATGTGCCGGAGAATGTCTCGCACTATCTCACCGAACAATTTTCAGACGCGGGCAATGAACGGTGGGTGGGAGAGGCGTCCGCCCTTTACTTTCATCACCCGCAGGCCATGCACCGGATCAAGGACGCTTTCGGAACAAACTTGCGGTTCATCATCTGTCTTCGCCATCCGACCGAAAAATACATCTCGCTGTATCTCCACAACTATCGCCGAGGACGGCTCCTAGGCTCCGAACCGATCCTCGAGACCACGCCACAGCAGGGAATGGATCTCGCCAATGCTCAACATGCCAATGCGATGGCGCGCGTCATAAGTCTATTCGGGCGCGAGAACGTATGCTTCCTTCACTTCGAGACGCTGAGAAACAACCCGCACAGATTCGTTACCGACGCCTTTTCCTTTCTTGAAGTCGAGGACGGGCCAGCAGCGCTGAACCGGGCTCTGAACGTCGGCAACGAACTCGTCGTGGCGGGAGATCATCTGACGATCGCCGAGGCTCCCAAAGAAGGACAGGTTCGGCCGCGCTTCTCCCGTGACGAACTTCTGGATGTCCATTCCCGGCTTCAATCCGACATAAACCTTGCCGAGAAGATCTCCGGGCTCGATCTCAGCGAATGGCGCCTGTTCCCCTTCAAGTTCGACGAGGCTTCCCGTGTCGATGCATGA